The Populus nigra chromosome 4, ddPopNigr1.1, whole genome shotgun sequence genome contains the following window.
AGAGATATTGAAAACTCATGACCTCGAATTTTGTAGCAGGCCTGCCTTGACTGCCACGAAAACACTTTCCTACAATGGCTTAGACTTGGCTTTCGCACCATATGGAGCTTATTGGAGGGAggtgaaaaaaatatgtgtcgTTCGTGTCTTTAGCTCAATTCGAGCACAAAGTTTCCGTCCCATTAGAGAAGATGAGGTTTCTCGTATGATTGAAAACATATCCAAATCAGCTCTTGCTTCTAAACCATTCAACTTGACTGAAGAATTGGTGTCTCTCACAAGCACAACAATATGCAGAGTTGCCTTCGGAAAAAGGTATGAAATTGGAGGAAGCGATAAAAATAGGTTCCTAGAGTTGCTTGACGAAATTCAGGCTATGGCTTCAAGATTTTTCCTTTCGGATTATTTTCCATGCTTGGGCTGGCTCGTCGATAAACTAACCGGACTGTCCTATCGTCTGGAAAAGAGTTTCAAAGAATTTGATGCTTTCTACAAAGGAATCATTGATGACAATCTTGATCCAGATAGGCCTAAGCCCGAGAGGGAGGATAGTACTATACTTGATTTTTTGCTTCAGATATACAAGGATGGCTCATTTAAAGTTCAGCTAACCCTGGATCACATCAAAGCAATTCTAACGGTAATCTAATAAGTCCTAAACTCGAGTAATTTCATCTTGTATTCAAtattcattccttttttttattctaaattccAAGTAATGACTGTTATACAGTATAATGTTCCAATTTCTAAGTCCTCGATTTAGATTCCATTTAGATTCAAATGAGGGAAAGAATATATTTGtgaggtaaaaaaataatccattaaTGTGCACTCTAAAACTAAGTAGACCACCGATTGAAAAAGAAACTCGGGCTTGTACAAACTTGCTCATGCCTGCTTAATTGATCTCAGATTTGGTtagattggatttttaaaaaaccaagtaaTAGTTGATGAGATAATTCACCTTGAGATTCCATCATTGTCAGAgctatattaaatttaaaataatttaaaattatattattttaattaatcaagtcaTGGAATGCTTCAAGATTAAAGTATATTTGAAAACGTGATTAAAACACGTTctctcaaatttaattattttttttgctaaaaattatttttttttatatttttaaattattttgatgtattgatgtcaaaaataatttataaaaaataaaaaaatattattttgatatatttttaaacaaaaaacactttaaaccacAATCATTGTTACAATTCCAAACATCCTTTAATAATCTTGTGTACAACTAGTTCTCAGTAAATAATGcataaagaaataatatatatttttgcggTATTATTCtccatttaattttcttttgcgTCCTTGCAGGACATATTTGTTGCGGGGACAGACACAGGTGCAGCTACTGTGATTTGGGCCATGACCTTTCTAATGAAGAATCCTAAAGCAATGCGAAAAGCTCAAGAAGAAGTTAGaaatttatttggaaataaaGGTTTTGTGCATGAAGATGATGTTCAACAATTGCCTTACCTGAAAGCTGTGGTTAAAGAGACCATGAGATTGCAACCAACAGCACCACTACTAATCCCAAGAGAAACAACCAAGGAGTGTTCCGTAGGTGGGTACGAAATACCAGCCAAGACCTTAGTTTACGTGAATGCTTGGGCTGTTGGAAGGGACCCCGAAGCTTGGGAGAACCCATATGAGTTCGATCCTGATAGATTCTTGGGCAGTTCCATTGATCTGAAAGGAAATGATTTTGAGCTTATACCATTTGGTGCTGGTCGAAGAATTTGTCCTGGGATATTTATTGCACTCGCCACTGTGGAGCTTTCACTTGCGAATCTTCTTCATAAATTTGACTGGGAAATGCCATCTGGGGTGGAAGATATAGACATGGATGATGTGCTACCCGGTATTGTTCCTCATATGAGGGATGCTCTCTGCCTTGTGCCTAAGCTTGTGTGTGATGGGGAAATGGGGCATAAAGCCACCGCAGCTCATTAGCTGTTTCCCTTTGTTCGATATGGGCTTGCTACAATAAAGAATGGAGCATAATCCAGACATGTATTAATGAAAGATCCATTATTAGATCAAGTATGGCACTGGATATTTGTATTGATCGTGCACTATCGTTTTTTATGATACAATAAAAAGCATTACGGCTTGTATTTAATTAAGATCTATGTCTTGGATGGCATATGTTCATTCTGCATAATGGCAATATGAAAAGATTACACCTTCTATTGTTTGATATCCGAGcattaattcatattaaaaactCCATTTTCCTTTGTTCGATATGAATGCAAGCTACGTCACTGGATTGAGTAGATATAATAATATTCGTTGCTGTATCGTACTGCCTTTCCAGCTAATGCACATAGATCAATTGAAGAAATAGACTGACAAATTAGCTGAAGGTACCTCGACGATTTGATGATGGAATTTCATTCTATATAAAGATTTTGGTACAAGCTGCCACTCAAATCATACAATTGTCCTAGTCCTCCAAGCCTGATCAAGTACCAACCCGGAAAAATTGTTTTCGTGAAGAAAACAGAAAAGCCGTGGAGGCAATTGAAGACTGAAAAtataaagcaattaaaaaaacaaagaaggcaGATTACAGCAGTTAATGTATGAGATCGTACAGTTCTCTACATTGAGAGACCAAAATTTCCTCTTGGAAACTCGAGATTTGTGAGTCACGACTTGCGTGGTCTTCCTCTCTTACCAGCTTTTTCTTGAGACGAAACTGTGCTTTTATTTCCTGATAGAGGGCGGCCCCGCCCACGCCCTGTACTCTTTCCATCGggtgttgatttttttccacCTTTACTTTGACCCCTGCCAGAAACTTTTCCACCCCGTTTGCTCTTCTTTTCTGTCTGGCCATTGACTTGATCTTCACTGGCATCACTTTCGTCATCACCATTCTCTCCATCTTCTGATTCCGATGAATCTTTTGACTTCCTCTTTCTGGAGTTATCAGAAGCTTTGGCAACACCCTTTTTCGCACTTTGCTTCACAAGGTTTTTACGCTCAGGCTCCCCACTGCCTgcagaataataataaataaccagGTCAAGTTCCAACAGCTCATCATCACTGGCGAGTCACACAAGTGAGGAGCTATAGAAACTCTTATAAGTAAGCCCATGCAGGGCAGAATTCTGGTTTCCAAAACTACTTATTGACATCTGCTCCAAACAGTTGCAGaggcctttttttttcatttttcttttttgagaaagAGGTAGAGGATTTACCAATGACAAAATGAATCAATAAAAGTACATTTAACATTTAGCATACCTTCACCAGAAGCTTTGCCATCATAGACATCAAGCTGTTAAGACCACAGGTGTTAGACATGAGTATTCCTGTAATCAGCACAAATCAAACAGCACACAGACACACACTTATACCCTCTCACCCACACAGACATATACCCGCACACCAACTCCTATAACATATCTAAAGAACCACAAAATATCCAACAAAACACAGAAACTTTAGAGGGAGCCAATTGTCACTGCCCGGGATTCATGACTAAGATATCCAATACAGATACTCTATGTTTTGGACATAAAAACAGTCCTCCAGTGACATTGTGACAATCACTGGAaccaatttatctttttaagacAATTGCCTAAAAACATGAGCAGTTTGGAACTCCAAACATGCATCTTGCTTCCACTTTCCACCaaatagacttttttttttgtttttgttttagaaaacaCAGTTATATTTTTGTTGCATCCATACAATGGGTTTATTTTATTGATGACATAAGAGAATGAGCAAACAACATTATCAAACCATAAATTTGAAACCAGAGACTGAATCACTGAACCTAATGGCACAGAAAGAGCACTCAGCTTGCAATCGCAGGCAGACTATAATTCTAAACTTATTACCTGATCAAGTTGATCACCAACATTCATTCTGTCAACTATGACCATGGAATGGCCCATGCCACACGCAACACTAGAAGGCAAAAAATTTCATTGTCAAGTCCAGAGGAACAATTGAAGCATATATCGTTTATCTATGCACatatataataatgataataattacaataataataattagctCACCCAATAACATGCATGCCCTCCAGAATATCCACCTTCTTGGGCACTGCTGAAGACCTGAAATGCAGGAATAAATATAAAGTGAAATGTAACGATAAGATAAAGGACCAAAGAAATGCTGagtgtttaaaaatacatactTTTGACCACTAGGGCCATATCCCAGTTCTCCATTTTGAGCATGACCCCAACTAATGCAGGAGTTATCAGCACCAACAAAATGATGCATGTTTCCTGAATCCATGCAACGTAAATTCCAACCACTGTATgcaaaaagacaataaaaattgGATGTATACTTGTTATTTATCGTTCAAAACCAGTTTATTGGAGAAATGAAAGATCCAAAACTTCATATAAGCCATTATATCAAATATTCAAATACACAAGGGATTCACAAGTATATTATTGTGCAGGCATTGCTAAATCAAATATGATAAGAATACAGAACAGCAATCATgaagaatatttgttttataatcagATAACCAGAAAGAACAATGTCAAACACGTGGCAATGTCTTTACAAAACAACAGAATGGGATTCGCAAAGGAAAGTGGGGtttcaatgacaaaaaaaaagaattaaatcataataaatcaaaagttaaaaataataacagtaaTATAACAATGACATGGAGAACAACCTTAAATCCATGAGAGGTTTAGGATACATCCAGTCATCGccagtattttttatttttccccaCATATACAACTGTCCACCTCCTGGAAATTGGAACAGAATCAAATATCTGGAATGAAAATTTACAAACACAAGCAGGCTGTGAATAGTTTGAAAAGCTTAGTAAGGTGTAAATTTATATagtaaatcaaattttatggtCCTGTGGAGTTCTCTGGTAATATATAAACCTAGATATTTACCTGCAAGCCATTCTAAAACTTTCATCGAATTGATGAATCATTGAATAATGCACTATGACATCATAAAAGCATCTCCATTCAAAAGTATTGATATAATCCTGATTGCCATTTTCTAGATCATGCATCCATCTTCTAACTATGTATCGAGCAACTTTGTGATCACCATTTTTTGGGATGGCATTTAGTCTTAATAACAGTCATAATAGTAAGTGATGcaatcaagaaaagaagaaatttagGGGCTTTTTTGACAAATTATTGGGTCCTTTAGTTGGTCCAGTCTATGGTTTGTAGCGTCCCTTGAAAAAGATTTCAGTGAAACATGCCAGTCACTAACATATGATACCTGCAGTACATGCAGAATTCACAGAACCCGCTGAAATAACTGCATCAGGAGGCAGAACATTGTGCTTTGAGAAGACATCCACACGCCGAGGGACCCATTCATCCTTCTGCTCTCTATGTCCAAGCCTAAAAAGCAAAATCATGGAATTACAAATGTGAAATAGCAAAGAAGATACTGTGTGGTGTATAAGATTTCAAAATCTTCAATATCGATGTCCAAAATGCTTCAGTCGTCCACAGCAGCATGACTCACAGAGACCAATGTCAAAGACAGCACAAACCTTCCATAACCGCCAAAGCCCCACCTAAACATACCAACAGAAACAATTTGCAAGTATAAGTGAATTTCAGATTCATGGGAACAAAATGAAGTATATATAGTGGATCAAGCAGGAACATGCTTACGTGTAAACATAACCATTTGAATCCACAGCCACTGGATACCCATAATGAATTGGTCAATGCAACAAACAACGGCAGGAAGTATGTCAGTGACAGCATGACAAAAATTGAGAAATAGGAGGAGAATGCATTGCATAATAACCTGTATGATTTGTTCCGCATGCAACTTTCACAATGGTTTCTCTGGCAAGAGCAGTTAATGCTCTTGGGCGGGGTTGGGCTTCATATGCTAGCCGGACTGAGCTGTCTTTTGTGTTGTACTGCAAAAAGTCACATTAAAATCTGTGACTAGAAGCAAGTCATGATATGACAAGGTGTATCTGCCTGACAAGTACAAGTTAGTTGATTTACAAAGACATGAACTAGAGTCCATGTATTTTGTAAGCTTCCAAAACATTTAAACGCATCTCTAACCAACTACATCAATCAGACATGCCACTTAATGTAAAAGGACTAAATAAATTTCATGGACTGCTGTGAAGCAGGAATTCTGCTAAACAACTGCCATCTCAGAATATGACAAACCGGACACAGGCAAACACATACTAATTTGAAAACGTCTAGGAGATTCAATTCAATGGCAATGCAAACAGGTCTGAAGATTTGATCTCTAAAATCACTATCAGATGGTGCCATGCACCTCTATTATTTCCTCAAGTACCCCAGCATGAAATCAATATGACTAACACACACAAAGGAGCCATACAAAACTGTTATATAGCTTATTGTGGCTAATGAGATCAGTTACAGACCACAGAACGTAGTGACTATGTCCAGGATTATTCAACATTAATGAAATCCTCAGAAAATACAAGGAAAGATCCGCTTCCAACATACCTCGTTGTCAGTTCCATGTCCAAGTTGACCATACTGTGGAAGGCCTGCAGATCTAGAAACCAAAAGAACAGTTACACAAATCAGCAATTAACCTGAGTAAAATGAGAACGATTAGCCATGAAGTTGTTCAGCACTACAACCAAGAAAAACAGAACTCAAACATATCCACAAACCATACAATATAGAAGCTCCTTCAACAGAGGATAACCACACCGTGAAGTCAGCGCCACAAGCAGTAGTTTTGACATCAGAAACGAGACAGCGAACAGGAGATGACTCAATTTCTACAAATAAGTAGAGAAAAAGCGTAATCTAGGTGGTTGATATCTAAAATTGAACATATTAGATGACACACAGCAAACACTCTATATCCaattaacaattttaaataaaataaacaactcATATTAACAAAATTCCCTTTTTCCTCTCacttcgaaaaaaaaaaatacaaagccactcaagaaaagaaacaaatatttcACACCTTTCAATGAGAATATCGAAAATGATTTGAACATGTATGGAATTTGATGCAAACTTCCTCATCAAAGTATCTAATCTATGAAATTTCATTCAACACGATCTAGAAGAGGATGGATTTACCATTTCTTGCTGAGCCAGAGCCCAGCTGCCCATGTTTATTCCAGCCAAATGCAAGCGATAAACCATCTTCAGTAACCACTACTGTATGGCTCCTACCAGCTCCAGCCTTGATGAGTTTATACCTTCAGAGAAAAACCAACAAGGTTTAGTTGAAATATTTATCAACATTTCTTTGGAGAGCAAAACAGtgatttctttgaatttctcaGGATAAAAGCTCACAATAATCACTTAGTCCAAATTATCAGACCTGGtccattttttataaaagacaaaaacaaagaacaaaataaaatattagaaagacAGAAATCCAGGAGCCCAAGTGAATTTTCAAAGAAACAGGGTGGTCAAATATCACTTACCGAGTGGTGACTTAAAATTCTATAAACACTTCAATTCAAAATAGCAACAAGGCTCAAAACTGCCAACCAGGTTACTGGATCAGGGTAACAAATTCAGCCAAGTTTTGAATTAGTGCAAGGTAAACAACAAGCTTCTTTAAAGAACAATACCTTCTTACAATAATCACCTATTCCCAAATCACTCAGCTTAATTCAGAAgtcacaaatttaaatttagaaaatgagTGGATCAGACCTAATTGTCTGGTAACATCTTCTTCCACTGGTCAATATCTTGGTAACTTGCGATGGATTCAAAAAACTCTTTCAAAATAGCACTAACCATTCCCTCATGCTATAACTAACAGGTTCACACATATCTTCGAGCCTTTCTTCAAAACTGTGAGTTTTACATAAGCATGGCTAAAATTATTTTGCATCGACAAAATTTCTTAAGAGATTTCTTAAGAAATGACAAACAAGCATGACCAGTCAATACTCTCATAACAATTTGCATACAGAACAAGGTCTAGAAGCACTTGTTGCTTCATGATGTCATGTTTTTGGACTCCACGATCACGCCCAGCACCAAAGACACGAGGACTCTGGCTAAACTTCATCAGAACTCAGAAATCTTTCCAATGTTGCTCCGTACAAAACCGATCTCTGCTTCTATAATGCTTAGTAACTCAGCAAAAGACGCTAAAACTCCTCGATATACTTCCACTCATGCTTATTGAACGCCTAATACACTGAGACCTAAAAGATTTACACAGCCTTTACATTCAATGCACAGAAAAGCATGCCAGTTAGAAGTCCACCGAAAGATACAAAACAACTATCCTTTCTACATGTATATTAGAATAAACCAATCAAATATAATAGCATTGACTCCAGTAACTTACTTGGAAAGTTCAGAAACGACTGTTGGCCTATCGCGCTGAATCGTGTCTCCATGGCCCAGTTGCCCCCTCTGTAAACACAGGCTAAGATTCATTAGTTTGTTGACATTAACACAGACTTGCTAGATTTACTAAACAGCTTCAGAAATGAGTTAGGCTCGTGCCTCATTGCGTCCCCATGTGTAGCAACGCCCTTCAACATCCAATGCTACACAGTGACACGATGCTACACCAAAAAGTAACACGgtaatataatcaaataaacgGTGCTAATCTATATGTGCTATGcgtgttaaataaaaaattggggAAATGGCATTCACCAGAACCGGAGGCAACGAAGCGGATATTGACACCAACAAGAGGACGGAGCCGAGTAGGTGAGACTAAGTTGCCTTCCTGTGCGCCTTTCTTGCGACCAATAATATCCCAACACGTGGCGCCACAGAACAATAGCTCCCCTCCTTTCTCCTCtgccttcttctcctcttctgcCTTCTTCTCCGCTTCGACAGTCGACATTTCCGGTGAGCTTGAAAAGGAGTTGGTACTAAAAGGAGCAGATCTAACGGTTAGTATTTGAAATGGAGAATGGCGAACGGATGCGAAATTGGCGGGAAAGAGGGGTAACGGCTACTTGGAGAGATCGGGGCGATTAGGGTATAGAGGCTTGCGAGTGAAAGAGAAGCAGAGTAGGGGAACCCTAATT
Protein-coding sequences here:
- the LOC133692264 gene encoding cytochrome P450 83B1-like, which encodes MALSDFLILSLPVFLLFLLIKNKTTKKACLPPGPDGLPFIGNLHQLGNSNLHQYLWKLSQKHGPLMYLRLGFKPALIVSSAKMAREILKTHDLEFCSRPALTATKTLSYNGLDLAFAPYGAYWREVKKICVVRVFSSIRAQSFRPIREDEVSRMIENISKSALASKPFNLTEELVSLTSTTICRVAFGKRYEIGGSDKNRFLELLDEIQAMASRFFLSDYFPCLGWLVDKLTGLSYRLEKSFKEFDAFYKGIIDDNLDPDRPKPEREDSTILDFLLQIYKDGSFKVQLTLDHIKAILTDIFVAGTDTGAATVIWAMTFLMKNPKAMRKAQEEVRNLFGNKGFVHEDDVQQLPYLKAVVKETMRLQPTAPLLIPRETTKECSVGGYEIPAKTLVYVNAWAVGRDPEAWENPYEFDPDRFLGSSIDLKGNDFELIPFGAGRRICPGIFIALATVELSLANLLHKFDWEMPSGVEDIDMDDVLPGIVPHMRDALCLVPKLVCDGEMGHKATAAH
- the LOC133692263 gene encoding uncharacterized protein LOC133692263, translated to MSTVEAEKKAEEEKKAEEKGGELLFCGATCWDIIGRKKGAQEGNLVSPTRLRPLVGVNIRFVASGSASCHCVALDVEGRCYTWGRNERGQLGHGDTIQRDRPTVVSELSKYKLIKAGAGRSHTVVVTEDGLSLAFGWNKHGQLGSGSARNEIESSPVRCLVSDVKTTACGADFTVWLSSVEGASILSAGLPQYGQLGHGTDNEYNTKDSSVRLAYEAQPRPRALTALARETIVKVACGTNHTVAVDSNGYVYTWGFGGYGRLGHREQKDEWVPRRVDVFSKHNVLPPDAVISAGSVNSACTAGGGQLYMWGKIKNTGDDWMYPKPLMDLSGWNLRCMDSGNMHHFVGADNSCISWGHAQNGELGYGPSGQKSSAVPKKVDILEGMHVIGVACGMGHSMVIVDRMNVGDQLDQLDVYDGKASGEGSGEPERKNLVKQSAKKGVAKASDNSRKRKSKDSSESEDGENGDDESDASEDQVNGQTEKKSKRGGKVSGRGQSKGGKKSTPDGKSTGRGRGRPLSGNKSTVSSQEKAGKRGRPRKS